In Vicia villosa cultivar HV-30 ecotype Madison, WI linkage group LG7, Vvil1.0, whole genome shotgun sequence, the DNA window CCATCTATCTTTGCTTTCCACGGGTGTCTTGAAACTAAAAAGAGAACTCGATGCCTCTCCTACCTCAACTCTATTATCCGAAACCCTTCCTTGAACTATATCAGCAAACGAGAAATTTCTTTCCACCCTTCTATTGAAATCCCTATGATTGTCTTCTCTGCGTCCTGCTCCTCCAAGGAATTTGTTTTGCTTTTGGTCATGACCCCTGAATCTTCCTTCCTTATTCTCCCTCGCGAACCTTGGCTTGTTAACATGTATTTTCTTTCCATCTATCACAATATTGTCTAGTTTAACAGCAAGAAGCCTTTCATCCTTCACTAGTTTGAAACGCGCGAAACCGAATCGTTTTCCATACTTATTCCGTTTGGGCGGTATCACAACCTCGACCGTCTCTCCCACACAGTTGAACAACTTAAAGATGTCTTCCGCCTTGCTCCTCTCTGGAAATTCCGAGAAATAGAAAGAAGAAATTGCCTCTCCTGCTCCCACCTGCTTGCCACCGAAAGGAAAAAGATCCCATCTAGCGTGAACATGTCTAAAACCTTTCTTGTGAATCCTCTGCCACTCCATGGCTGAAACTGTGAAACGAAGAACACCCtagagagaaagaggaagaacttctctcatctttctctctcttaaTGTTGACGTCCGTGCTATGATAAAATGCCAATGTTTTAGACTCTGTTTATATAAAACTAGCACATAGCAGAATAAAACATTTAGTTTATACCATCACATGAAAATCCTGAAATATTCAAGATTTTTTACAACTTCaaaattttttttggtattcaaaaCCTTGCTcacttcattaacatttttaataaattagaatTTAATACATTTCGTGAGATTTTTTTATGAGTTTATAGCATAGAACAATTTtctatcaaaatttaaaatttaaatattttatatcttTTTTTCTCACATTTCTCTCTTTATTCACATTTgtatgtttttttatatttttttatttatatttcatatttattattttctatgTCTTAAAATAAATGttgaatttgtaaaaaaaaatcttaaaataagtgttatttttaattatcaatgtaatttaaaattttatttttttaattttattttctaattaatatttttaatttattatttatcccACCTTACATTAATGATAATTATAATGcatcaataatcaataatttGATAAAACATGACACTTATATTGAGCaggaaaaaatattaattatttcatttcattttattactattttatatatttatatatcccCCATTTCTTTAGTAGTCTTCTCTCTATAGAAAAagtgaaattaatattttttattgagaaaaagggatatgcactgacagtgtaaaatatttttacactgtcaaccaatcacaaccatgtatccaattaaagcataaatttaattaaaaaaaattaatatgacatggcaagtgtaagcattttgattggatgtatgtgtaaagtttgtttacactatcagtgcactacctttaaactcttttttatttattatttctacaTAAATATTTAGTTATATTTCTTTCTTATCTATCGTCTGTGAtgtatttttctattaaattatttttacaaataaaattttaaaagctCAAAACATATTTCCAAAAATATCCATAAAAACCAACATATTGCATTAAATATTCTCCTGCATAAACACAAAATCTTCAATACCATTGTTCTAAGTTCAATATAATAATCAAACTtacagatgaaaatgatgattgAATCCCAAAATTTGTAAACAGAAATAAAGTTTCAATAATAATAAAACGTTCCACATTGTATTACAATTATTACCGGAAAGATTAGAGACTAATCCACAGATTAAGCCCAGGAATTATCAAAAGCAGCCGAAGTAATCGCTTGCGCAAACTCCTGAAAACTGATGGTCCCATCGCCATCCATATCCGCCTCCTTTATCATCCCCGTCAACTCCTCCGCCGTCAACGCATGTCCCAATTTCGCCATCGAATGAGCCAATTCCGCCGCCGTTATGAATCCATTTCCGTCCCGATCAAACATCCTGAACAGCTGCCGAAGTTGCTCCTCCGTGTACGGCGACTTCGCCGGCAACAACTCCGGCGCCACCAGAGCAACGAACTCCGAGAATTCAATCAGTCCGTTGTTGTTCGTGTCCGCTCTCTGGATGAATCCCTCCAGTTGCTCGGCGCTTGGCTTTAAACCGAGCGATCGGAGAAGGGAGTTTAGTTCGAGCTGTGTTAGGGTTCCGTCGTTGTTTCGGTCGAAGGATCGGAAAATTTCTCGGAGTTCGGCGATTTGTTCGTCGTCCAGGTTCACTTGGTTTTTCTTCTTGTTCATTTTTCTCTTCAAAGGCTTCGAAACGGTGTCGTTTTTTTTAAGCTAATGTAATAGAGAGTGTTGTGATGtttgaaagagagaaaaagaatgaTGAGAGTTTGTTGTTTGTGTGAGTATGGGAATTGTTCCGAGTTTCAAGTGGTTTACTCAAATATAGGATCTGCTTTGAATTCTACAAAGAATGATTcaagatttaatttaattttttatttattttagcatGTATAATTAAATAGATGGGGTTTTTCTTAGTCAAAgttattatgaaaaaaataaatatgtgttTGGTATGTATGGTTTTAGAAATTAATGTGAAGGCCAATTGTAATGCAATGGTTGGTTGAGGCATTCATGTCACCACAAAATTGTCTATGGAATCTTATCTTCTTTTTGACTTTGAATAGGTTTAAataggttaaatatgttttatatttttatcataaattttaTTTACCATATTTATTAAAAGCTTAGGGCCACATTTTGATCATCCTTTTAATTAAtaccatatttatttatttatttgaggaAGATTTGTACTTGATAAGGAAACTGCAGGCAAGTAAGCGGGAATTGCGTGACCAGTTCTCACGTTGTTCTTGCGGGTCGTCACCGATACAATTTGTCAATAATTCTTTTTTCAATAATAGTACTACCATACCTACTCCTTCTAGTTATTTAATTATTGCGACAGTTTTTGCGGTTCAATCATTGTGGTTTGAGAAAAGCAAACAAtactttcttttaatattttcccttcatttttttattaaatgaaatttATCGATAATGTGAGTTCGCCTTACATTACAATTTTACAATTTTAGctcttaacaaaataaaataaataatgagtCTAAATTAATTCCTGAAAAAAGAATACAATCTTTTGGTCGGAAAGCGAACTTCTCTATCACTAATTCaatttgttttgatattttattttataaataaaatttatattaatattttttattttttaattattagcaATATTTGATCCCTGATGGCTATGGTGCCTACCTTAATTTCTGTGGAACAGAgaggttttattaaaaaaagacaAATTAAAGACTGTTACTAAGGCATTTGATACTTTGGAGTGGCATTTTCTTATGCAGGTTCTTAGAGCTTTTGGTTTCAATGATACATTTTGTAGCTGGATTGAGGTTATTCTCAGATCTGCTACTGTGTCTGTCTCTGTCAATGGATCCTTGTGTGGCAACTTCCAATGCACTCATGGAGTCAGGCAAGGTGATCCTTTATCACCCTTGCTTTTTTGTCTTGCTGAAGATGTATTGAGTAGGCAGTTTTTCAAGTTGGTGGAGGATAATAAGGTAAAGACTATCTAGGCTTCTAGAGGAATCAGGATTCCTTCTCACTGCCTATATGCAGATGACATTATGATATATTACACTAGTaggaagaaaatcttcaacactCTAAGGATCTCTTTATGTTAACTGTTATGGGAAATCTGTCAGTGCTggaaaatctactattttttatgggGCAATGTCTCGGTCAAGGATGCTTGATCTAGCTCAGTCCATTGGCTTCTCTTTAGGCTTTATGCCTTTCATATAATTAGGTATCCTGGTTTTTAAAGGAAAACCAAAGGGAATACATTTCCAATCTTTAGTGGATAAAATCAAAAATAAGTTGGCTTCATGGAAAGCTATTCTTCTGTCCAATGCTGGAAGGGCTCAGCTTCTTCGATCAATGATTCAAAGTATGTTGGTATACTTCATCACCACATATTCTTGGCTCACTTCTCTAATTAAAGAGCTAAAGGCATGGTTCAGGAATTTCCTTTGGTCTGGAGATGTGTCCTATTCCGGGATCAGGATTCTTGTAAGGCCGCTACCTACAGACAAAGCTTCCTCAAATACACCTCACTAACCTACCCAACAGTAGCTTACGGGGCCAGCCGAGTACATAAACCGTATATGGGTCGCTGTATGAGTCCACCTGGGTTATCATAGCCGAATGTCGAGGCCTCATGAACGAGTACCTAAGAAGAGTACTGGTGAAAGGCCGCGTTAGGAAGGAATACATGGGTCATGACACAACCCAGAAGTAATGCTCGGCAGTTACGCATAAGCCGGCTGTAACTGGTGATTGAATATATCATCAATGAACTTCGCATTAATGCCTAAGCCAACGTCTGTAATGATGGAAGGCCAAATGACGCTTCTTTAATGAGGCCCTGAAGGCTAAAATAAGCTATAAAAATGGGCTCCCGccagagggataagcaagacactcaTCTTGGAGAAAAGTGCCTAGCCCACTACCTCCAAATCCCCTAAGCTACCATCAAACACCATCGTGCTCAGCAGCTCCCCTCCATTCCGAGGGTGAGCTCTTTTACCTTAAGTTTTTCACACAAGAACATGTCCAAAAGGAAGTTAGTTTATGTTGCCTGACATAAGGTCTGCATGCCTATTTCGGAGGGCGGTCTAAACATCAGGTCTCTTGCTACTTTGAATGAGGCTTCCAATATGAAACTTTGCTGGGATTTGATGCAGTATAATGATCCTTGGGCCACTATTCTCAGGACTCGTGCTTTAAGAGGCAACAAATGTATCAATCACCATATTCACTCAAGCATTTGGAGTGGTATAAAAAAGGAATTTCAAACTGTCTTAGAAAAATCCATTATTCTGATTGGCAATGGTCTTAAAATAAAATTCTTGATGGATATTTGGTGTGGCAACAGATGTTTGGATGATACTTTTAATATACCCAATGCCTGAAGTGCCTCCTTAATTGTGACTGTTTCTGCTTTCTTCCAGAATCATCAATGGTCAATTCCTCTGCAGGTTATGGATTTCTGTCCTAATATCTCATCTATTGTGCACCAACTGATCCTTCCCTCTGAAGATAGAGAAGACTATAGGGTTTGGTGTGCCTCTACTAATGGTGATTTGTCTTTAAAGGAGGCTTACATTTTCAAATACAAGAAGATTAATTCGCTTCATTGGACTAAATATGTTTGGTGCAAAGACATTCTGCCTGCTAGGTCGTTTGTCTCTTGGAGACTAATGCATAATAAGCTTCCCACACATAATAATATCAAGTTGTGTGGTTGCTCTCTTCCATCCATATGCAACCTCTGCTACCTCACAGAAGAATCCTCATTCCACCTTTTTTTAATGCCCTTTTGCTGCTAACATTTGGAATTGGTTGTCTCAGGTTATAAATGGCAGGATTACTATTTTTTGTGCAACAGATATTTGGAAAGTTTGCGAGCAGAGCTGGAGTCGTCAATGTCGGGTGTTTATTCAGGCTCTCCTTGTTAATGTCTTTCATACTATTTGGATCTGCAAAAACAAATTATGACTCCGGGACATTTCTACTTCTTGGAGAAATGCAATTACTCATATCAAAGTCCATGCTCACCTTACAGGAACTTCAACCAGTCTCACCTTTCATAATTTTGTGGACAACTTAaggattttgaagtttttttaTGTTCCTATCCACCCCTCTAGCCCTCTCCAGATCAAAGAGATTTTTTGGATTCCTCCTCTTGATAATTGGGTGAAAGCTAATATGGATGGAGCTGCTAACAACACTTCATCTGCTTGTGGTGGTCTCTTCCGCAATAGTTACGGagattttatttttggttttactAAGAATTTAGGCATTCATGGTGCTTTTTTTGCATAGTTTTCTGGAGCTTTGAGAGCTATTGAGGTTGCTTAACATTTTAAACGGAATCATTTGTCGCTTGAAACGCATTATTCCTTCGTCGTCAAAGCTTTCAACAATCTTGCTCTATTCCTTGGTCTCTTCAGAATAGATGGCTTAAATGCCGTGCTTATACTAGACAAATCCATTTTTTTGTCACTCACGTGTATAGAGAGGCTAACTCGTCTTCCGACTTGTTGGCGAATGAAGGCCTTTTGTAGCGTTTTGTCTAGCGTTTCTTAATCTTCCGCGAAACCTTTTGTCTAGCGTTTTGTCCAACAAATTAGATCAACCTAACTTTAGAATTACACACTTTTGAGTGAGAGTTTGGTTTGATCCCCCCTCCTTTTTTTTTGtaactccttttttttctttaatatataatatttgccttttaaaaaaaaatacttaatatattttgataataaatCTTCAACTAAAACTCAAACCCACTAAAACCATTTTAAATATCTTCCAAAaccattttatataaattaaaattaatttctaataacatctaaaataaaattcatacaattaaataatttacaaaACACATTCAAATACTATTAAAACGTGTTTGAATAATGTAatttaaatgtaattttttatatcatccaaatatatttacaatttaacatttttacaaattaaaaaataattttaaattgttaTTTAATTATGCTTGAATAATATCTAAATGTGATTTTAGTGGGTGTGAATTTTATTTAAAGATTTATTATCAAAATGTATAATTGTTTCTTAAATATcacatatttataaataaacttatatttaataagaatgagtttgaaatatatttaaatgtgattttaGTGGGTGTAAATTATTTAAACGTGTGAGTTTTGTTTTTGatgttattataaattaattttaatttgtataaaatggttttgaaaaaatttaaatgtgattttagtgcatgtaaattttatttgaagatttattatcaaaatacattaagtattactaataattaaaaattaataagaaaatgaTTAATATAAGTGTTATTTGTaagttaaaatatgaaaaatacatTAGTTCAGTCATATTGGATGTTGTTCAGTGACTAAGGAGTCTCTAGTTTGACCAttgcttagttcaaaattttgattttttttctatctagctttttttaataattaaattaaattaaaagataatGAATATTACttagatttaaaaataattgaaaatgagAAATAGTAATTCCAGGTCAGGAAAATATTACACATGGCAATCCAGTCATTAtttaaaagtagaaaaaaatcGTTTTTAGATAAATATTAAGAGAAAGACTAACTTGTTATTGTGGTTAAATTTTGCAAAGGATTAAATATGGACTTTTTATTTATTAGGGATCAATTTGGACTCtctaatttttgtgagggactaaaatgggtcttcactcaaagaaaaataaatttcaattgaTCAAATCTATTTGTTAAAGTCGTGATTGTATTACATTATGAAATTTTCATTGGTCGTGAATTTTAAAGACGGTGCgtgtgttaccctaggatttcgacttattaAATAATAGTAAATAATCTCTAAAACAGGTGAGATTATTGAAGAATCTAAAGAGAGAAATCTGACTAAAAGGTCTTGTTTAGTCAGAGCTGTCGTTCGACTATCTACAAACCATCATTGACCAAGGTTCGACTAGATTTAGTCAAGATGCAGGTTCGACtagaacaaacaaaaaaaacttagacatttttgtttaagtatatCACTGAGGTCGGAAGGCATCAGAAGTCAAGAGGCAGTTGCAAGCAGTTTTTTGGCAGTTTccacaggacgcgtggaggtctcacagttgaagatcttgcatgtcgaagacacgtgttgactgataatcagtcgaccgttagtagtagttattttatttttactatttaagcaagttccataggaacagtttagaggtccgcattttctacataaacataagtaaactcaaatctctgtgcaataatgagtaaagagtgcaactttggaatatacgtatgcgtaccagtttaattaatgcaatcattttatgtTATATTTCATCTTTCAGTGCATATTTACTGcatttttattgctttgatttactttaaagcctttaatttcagtgtttacttttactttaaagtcactgttgcatttaatacaaaccagatacacataatataacaaaataaagcaattagtcctggagtattctagttgattccgcaaaagtaacctttaaaaaggaaactagcgcttgtttaccatttttctgggtaaacaaattggcacgcccagtgggacccgtcaattgctgtttgttttatatttgttagtataatagttatgtatgatattaagaagtggtcggaaattaactaacatggctgaagttaatacaaataattctgatctttctggaaatcaaggggtTGTTCTGACCGGAACAACACCACAAAGTGCCGCAGATTCatccccagttagaacaacaaatactggtggatcgacggcagcaatattggtatcatcaccaacgaatgtacggtcaccgtttaatCCGTTACGACCGCCatttcatggaatgatgcctccaccaggttttaaccctcagtttggaatgcccacgtctatgatgcaaggtttgcacacaaatccttcattatattctgacagcatgatggctacaagcacatcaaatccagggggtcgacctataggcataggatataatcaccaggctttgccatctttaagtactacgtcaatgttgtcaattcgacaacaaatagacgaaagtaatcatgaaatggtgaatgcccttactcaacaaatgggaactgtttttactcccatgataaataacacgaaccaaagttatgaaatattggctggacaaatggccagaattgcagatttctttggagcgcccccacaaccaaacctttcgactactcaagggtcgaatgtgagaggggtcgaacctataggacaaggagatcaaattgagcaagagatccctagaatagtacaaaggcatcaagatgctgaccaggttcttaggaacatccagcaagatgtcaacgTTGGatacaataatatctctaatgtagtcgaacaaattttagttcagaatggaataaatgtaggtttatatagaccaaattttgtttccccgttgtcagaatatgtaaggcaaacagaattgcctagggggtggaaagtcccaaaattcaccaaatttgctggtgagactggcgagtcgacagtcgaacatattgctaggttccagacagaggctggagaaatagcaaacaatgaaaatctaaagatgaagtattttccaagttctttaacaaaaaatgcatttacttggttcacgaccttatctccacaatctttgttctcatggaaccaattagaacgattgttccatgaacaattttatatgggacagtcgaaaattagtttgaaagaattagctggagttaggcgaaagggtacagaaccagtcgatgactatctaaaccgttttaggttactgaaagctagatgtttcacacaaattcctgaacatgagttagtcgaaatggctgcaggtgggttagattattccataaggaagaaattagacacccaacatttgagagatatggcacaactggcagatagagtacgccaggtcgaaaggctaaaggctgaaaaagccagagctagtaaatatcataagaaagaaaagatagcttatgttactacaagtgagttcgactctaatagcgatagtgaatacgaagagggagaggtcaacgtggctgaattaaagccagggccaccatatatttgtaaattgcccaagccctcaaaagataaaaatctgattgaaagtaaaaatgaaaaattttctagtaaaacgtattcatttgatataacaaaatgtgatgaaatatttgatttgttggtttctgatgggcaaatcatagtacccccaggacttaaaaatcctcctcttgaacaaaagaaaaaaagaggattttgtaaatttcataatttcttgggtcataaaacttctcaatgtgtccttttcagggatttggtgcaaaaagctttgaaagaaggaaggttacagtttggagaaaagccaaagtcatcaatgcaagttgatattgatcctttgcaagtcgaagaggctcactatactgagcttgctgatgtgatgatggtcgagactactgatggtttcgttagaaagcaaaacggcgctactggtggcaaagttttgaacatggtttatcctgaaccaaaagaaagtcttttgaaattccttgagagatgccacaataacaactctcaagttggattatgcccaaggtgtgatgctgttttcaatgtcgatgctgcaaacaaagtgaggttcgatcctcgtcgaggcaagaatcgtcaattcatgtacacaggagaaaacagtggtcgaagggctggagaatacaggaagatgtttgaaaaaccaaggactttctgtcccaagacggatgtccctgaagacaaatgggtgaaacccattaacttcagaggtaaacgcccagaatggcagattcaaggcgatggaaccaatgctgaaggctcttggacggatagtggatctaaaagaaaagattacatatctccaaactacaaaggaaagatgtaacatcccaaaaatttctaatttaattagtttaaattaattttaaattaattaatttggattaGCATTTGattggaattatgtggaaagaaatataaaatgttaagttgttgggccttATGGTGGAATTAGTAATATGGGGGTGTAAGTGTAAGGGAGCCCgtctctaattttatgttttcatgaaataaggaaaaacaagaggaaaaagagttagaacgtgaaaaacaagaagttgtgagaagaggagctgaagaacgtgaaagagaaccaaGAGGGAGAAGACCCACTCAAGgatttgactaaggtaaggggagacttctctgattatcatctattatcgggttaggggatAATAATATTGAGTAGATGTAGGATTcgggtcaattgagtcatatgataggtttagggattgaatcaaattgtatgataattgatcttgtgtatgaaatctatgatattgtgtgatcatggctttgtttgatgtgtaattgatgtatcGTGATGTGTATTTCGTGGTATGTGTGCATTTCATTTCCTATTATTCGAATTGGTGTAATTGGAATGAGTTGGGAATGGttggaatgctgttttctgcagaatttggggttgcaggtacgcagtaaccggttactgagagcagggtaaccgattactgcagtgtaaaaagggaaatattgctggctgggagtcggtaatcggttactgaaagcagggtaaccgattacccatacaaaaaacagggggATGTATTTTCTGGAAGTCGGTAATCGATTACTGAaaacagggtaaccgattacccatacaaaaaccagggggatgtgtttcgtgagtcagggtaaccggttactggcctttgggtaaccgattaccactgaaggtttttgaaaaatgcagaattttgtaaaatgcataacttttgaaccgttggtccgtttcgcgtgtcgttttgagctaaacgaaccttattaaataatctatgtgatgattaatgatgtgattgtgattgaatgatgcatatatatatatataaacatgcttgatgatgatgatgattatgatgagatgggtattttgacgatgttactcatagacttgacgatggtataagtatgttcatatatgtttgcattcattcatgttcattggtgatactgtatccataagggtgtgttggatcagtgaagggcatgattcccattgtgtggaatctgtgccggcagggccgtatcttgatgatgttggatcggtcatgggttattcccattgatgatgttggtaccacatgcatagtgtcggttgcattcatatgcatgacttttataacatgattggatgcattcaagtgttataaatattgatgatgttggttgattgctttgtgatgatgaaacttgtctgaatgtctgtttgtgaaacaattgggtgaacaatacagctatgatgtgttattgccttatagccttataacatttgttaattatgatgaagactcacccttacatgttgtcattttcagattgaggatagcggctattcgactcggtgaggattagctcatgagtcagttgtttggttagcgtcaggagtcatgctctgatagttgtaacactggggacgcgaacgtttagagtttaagttttgataactctagttttgtttttatgttgaAGGATTGGTTTgaaaatgttaaacttaatctgttgaactatttccgctgtgttgacatgaattgttttgattaataagaattgcctcagtgaatgcatgacatgactaaatgatgttttaatttattttgaaattgtggcacccttatttcatgtactctgaataactttatttaatttgccgcggggtttagaagggtgttacaatagtggtatcagagcatagtcggtcgttgtgaccagagtcttagtgtcagtctttcctgtgtatgcgactcgTACTAACTgacttgtcgatacttttgttctgattaaattaattgtgatttaagcagagcaatggctggaagaggaggaagaaacgatgatgctatcgctgaggctctgggcatgattgctggtgtgctgggaggaaatgttGGAGGGGCAGGGATCGGTGCTgacaggcaactggggaattttcagaggaacaatcctccgttgttcaagggtacgcatgatcctgaaggtgctcagaagtggctgaaagagatcgaacggattttcagagtcattgattatgctgaaaatctgaaggtgaggtatggtacgcatatgttatccgaagaagatgatgactggtggatggcgacCAGAGCTGAACTAGAGGCTGATGATGTGGGTATTTCTTGGcctgtgttcaaaagagagtttttgagaaggtactttcctgaggacgtGCGAggccgaaaggaaattgaatttctggagttggttcaaggtaatatgacagTGCCAGAatatgc includes these proteins:
- the LOC131620570 gene encoding probable calcium-binding protein CML18 translates to MNKKKNQVNLDDEQIAELREIFRSFDRNNDGTLTQLELNSLLRSLGLKPSAEQLEGFIQRADTNNNGLIEFSEFVALVAPELLPAKSPYTEEQLRQLFRMFDRDGNGFITAAELAHSMAKLGHALTAEELTGMIKEADMDGDGTISFQEFAQAITSAAFDNSWA